In the genome of Chryseobacterium oryzae, one region contains:
- a CDS encoding tetratricopeptide repeat protein gives MKKLILSVAITLSALAFAQKQDPKELNAKIEQSSKIAYDAYNDKNYAVAAPKFIELYNLLKANGNDEKIYMYYAGASHAMANNLNEAINIYSDLLNSGFTGVQTQYTAKEAKSGQVVALNKDIWEALKKMGSKDYTEYKVEQTKSVEPEIYETLSNLLLNVKKNDEALAIIEKGLSKYPNNTKLKEYQGTALYATGKTDQFLTNLKEQLAKNPNDPTNWYNLGVLQSKNESTQAEAIESFSKAIKLKPNFSAAHQNLVYAIIGDDSKAVDEINALRKTNADKATQFIEARKERFAKALPYAESWYQVEPSNIDAVTVLKQIYIITKNPTKVAEMKAKEAALQSSAK, from the coding sequence ATGAAAAAGTTAATTTTAAGTGTGGCAATTACGCTTTCGGCTCTTGCTTTCGCACAAAAACAAGATCCTAAAGAGCTTAACGCAAAAATAGAACAGTCTAGCAAAATTGCTTATGATGCCTATAATGATAAAAATTATGCGGTTGCTGCACCCAAGTTTATTGAACTCTATAATCTTTTGAAAGCAAACGGCAATGATGAAAAAATATATATGTACTATGCAGGTGCAAGTCATGCTATGGCTAACAACCTAAATGAAGCAATAAATATTTATAGTGATTTGTTAAATTCTGGATTTACTGGTGTTCAGACACAGTATACAGCAAAAGAAGCTAAATCAGGACAGGTTGTCGCTTTAAATAAAGATATTTGGGAGGCTCTTAAAAAAATGGGTTCTAAAGATTATACAGAATATAAAGTTGAACAAACTAAAAGTGTAGAACCTGAAATTTATGAGACTTTATCTAATTTGTTACTGAATGTTAAGAAAAATGATGAAGCTTTAGCCATAATTGAAAAGGGATTGTCTAAATATCCTAATAATACCAAATTAAAAGAATATCAGGGAACAGCATTGTATGCAACTGGGAAAACAGATCAGTTTTTAACGAACTTAAAAGAACAGCTAGCAAAAAATCCTAATGATCCTACAAACTGGTATAACTTGGGAGTTTTACAATCTAAGAATGAGTCTACACAAGCAGAAGCTATAGAATCTTTTTCGAAAGCTATAAAATTAAAACCAAATTTTTCTGCAGCACATCAAAATTTGGTTTATGCTATTATTGGTGACGATTCTAAGGCTGTTGATGAAATTAACGCTTTAAGAAAAACCAATGCAGATAAAGCAACGCAGTTTATCGAAGCAAGAAAAGAAAGATTTGCAAAAGCACTTCCTTATGCAGAAAGCTGGTATCAGGTTGAACCTTCAAATATTGATGCTGTAACAGTGTTAAAGCAAATTTACATTATTACAAAAAACCCAACTAAAGTTGCGGAAATGAAAGCTAAAGAGGCTGCATTACAGTCATCTGCAAAGTAA
- a CDS encoding NAD(P)H-binding protein — protein MKALVIGATGATGKELVQQLLLDQDFSEVIVFVRKPLTIYNDKLTTHVVNFQNPEEWKNLVVGDVAFSCLGTTLKDAGSKEAQRKVDYDYQLEFAKAAKENNVSDYVLVSAYGANTQSKIFYSKMKGELEVAVKNLHFDKITIFKPGMLERKDSERTGEVLGSRIIKFANKLGLFESQKPLPTSVLAKAMINASKIKSNGYSTVELANIFSFAEKSI, from the coding sequence ATGAAAGCTCTCGTAATTGGTGCTACAGGCGCCACAGGAAAAGAACTGGTTCAGCAGTTATTGCTCGATCAGGATTTCAGTGAAGTAATAGTGTTTGTAAGAAAACCGCTCACGATATATAATGATAAACTAACAACTCATGTGGTAAATTTTCAAAATCCTGAAGAATGGAAAAATCTTGTCGTTGGCGATGTAGCATTTTCATGTTTGGGTACAACATTAAAAGATGCGGGAAGCAAAGAAGCACAGCGAAAAGTAGATTATGATTATCAGCTTGAATTTGCGAAAGCAGCAAAAGAAAATAATGTATCAGATTATGTTTTAGTTTCTGCTTATGGTGCAAATACTCAATCTAAAATATTTTATTCTAAAATGAAAGGTGAACTGGAAGTTGCGGTTAAAAATCTTCATTTTGATAAGATTACCATTTTCAAACCGGGAATGTTAGAGAGAAAAGACTCGGAGAGAACTGGAGAAGTCTTAGGAAGCAGAATAATAAAGTTTGCCAATAAACTCGGACTTTTCGAAAGCCAAAAACCATTACCGACTTCTGTACTTGCAAAAGCTATGATTAATGCTTCAAAAATTAAAAGCAATGGATATTCCACTGTTGAACTTGCTAATATTTTTAGTTTTGCAGAAAAAAGTATTTAA
- a CDS encoding MmcQ/YjbR family DNA-binding protein produces the protein MDANEILEYCLSKKGVTESFPFDNETLVLKVGTKMFLLMSLERQPLSINVKTDPEWSLELREQHPQITGAYHMNKIHWNSVSVDGLKRDLLLKMIDQSYDLVFKSLTKKIKEEILNL, from the coding sequence ATGGATGCCAACGAAATTTTAGAATACTGTCTTTCAAAAAAAGGAGTTACAGAAAGTTTTCCGTTTGATAATGAAACTTTGGTTTTGAAAGTTGGAACAAAAATGTTCCTATTAATGTCATTAGAGAGACAGCCTTTAAGCATTAATGTAAAAACAGATCCCGAATGGAGCCTAGAACTTCGTGAACAACACCCGCAAATTACCGGAGCGTATCACATGAACAAAATACATTGGAATTCGGTTTCTGTAGATGGTTTAAAAAGAGATTTACTTTTGAAAATGATTGATCAATCGTATGATTTGGTATTTAAATCTTTGACAAAGAAAATTAAAGAAGAAATTTTAAATTTATAA
- a CDS encoding GLPGLI family protein produces MKFRLLFILIFYTSRYFCQDNINNIIEYSYIHDLKTSVEEDSDFLYFDQDKSIYFQYGKANEKIKFEDINNSNFKAELLTYFFINNNSKDYFFLGYKVPPKKILTTDTIPEIKWTINPTKKKKILGYDCLFATAIFRGRSWNAWFTKEIPVSYGPWKLHGLPGLILEAEDSSTAYSFIVKKITLNTQAILNKIFLDYIEEKKKNLISFEEYIKKENIQKRDWFNKILAELPLGTEMQNPILRENDLEVQFEWEKSPEIF; encoded by the coding sequence ATGAAATTTAGACTACTTTTTATATTAATATTTTACACTTCAAGATATTTTTGCCAAGACAATATTAATAATATTATAGAATATTCTTATATACATGATTTAAAGACTTCTGTGGAGGAGGATAGTGATTTTCTTTACTTTGATCAAGATAAAAGCATATATTTTCAGTACGGTAAGGCAAATGAAAAAATAAAATTTGAAGATATTAATAATTCTAATTTTAAAGCTGAATTACTTACGTATTTTTTTATCAATAATAACAGTAAAGATTATTTCTTTTTAGGATATAAGGTTCCTCCCAAAAAAATACTTACAACAGATACTATTCCGGAAATTAAATGGACAATAAATCCTACTAAAAAGAAAAAAATATTAGGATATGACTGTTTATTTGCTACGGCAATTTTTAGAGGAAGAAGTTGGAATGCATGGTTTACTAAAGAAATTCCGGTAAGTTATGGTCCCTGGAAGCTCCACGGATTACCTGGATTAATTTTAGAAGCTGAGGATTCTAGTACTGCTTACAGTTTTATTGTTAAAAAAATTACTCTTAATACTCAGGCTATATTAAATAAAATATTTTTGGATTATATTGAAGAGAAGAAAAAAAACTTAATTTCTTTTGAAGAATATATTAAAAAAGAGAATATACAAAAAAGAGATTGGTTTAATAAAATACTTGCTGAATTACCACTAGGAACTGAAATGCAAAATCCTATTTTAAGAGAAAATGACTTAGAAGTTCAGTTTGAATGGGAAAAATCTCCGGAAATATTTTAA